One window of Lacerta agilis isolate rLacAgi1 chromosome 14, rLacAgi1.pri, whole genome shotgun sequence genomic DNA carries:
- the CABP5 gene encoding calcium-binding protein 5: MQNSLGPACIFLRKGIAEKQGERELGADEIEELREAFDEFDKDKDGYISCKDLGNLMRTMGYMPTEMELIELSQQINMNLGGRVDFEDFVEMMTPKLLAETAGMIGLQEMRDAFKEFDTNGDGEITLDELYQAMQRLMGERLTSREIADVVKEADVNGDGTVDFEEFVRMMSR; this comes from the exons ATGCAGAACAGTCTGGGACCAGCCTGCATCTTCCTGCGCAAGGGGATTGCTGAGAAACAGGGG GAGCGGGAATTGGGAGCAGATGAAATCGAAG aGCTCCGTGAGGCCTTCGATGAGTTTGACAAGGACAAGGATGGCTATATCAGCTGCAAAGATTTGGGCAACCTCATGAGGACAATGGGGTACATGCCGACTGAGATGGAGCTTATCGAACTGTCACAGCAGATCAACATGAATC TTGGAGGGCGTGTGGATTTTGAGGACTTTGTGGAGATGATGACCCCAAAGCTGCTGGCAGAGACGGCGGGCATGATCGGACTTCAGGAAATGAGGGATGCCTTCAAGGAG TTTGACACCAATGGGGATGGCGAGATCACTCTGGATGAGTTGTACCAGGCCATGCAGAGGCTGATGGGCGAGCGCCTGACGTCCCGGGAGATTGCTGATGTGGTGAAGGAAGCCGACGTCAATGGAGACGGGACAGTGGATTTTGAGG AGTTTGTGAGGATGATGTCACGCTGA
- the PRODH2 gene encoding hydroxyproline dehydrogenase, with amino-acid sequence MLNCGPRLLHRRLAALWAPQAPSPKSTSPQPAPQAAAKDPTPAHLSLDLDDGKVFHLKSNWELTRGLLVFRLCSSPWLVRKAPTVLSVSRRVLGHRLWTSVLRLTLYGQFVAGETHTEVKETLLRLQNLGIRPLLAVPIEEDVGQAKEGEDWYDKNAQSMLTCLDLSAVGAVNPMMQLKVTALMAAALCKTIALRLQEQETKSDMSIERVVAVMKGEELNFGCLTQEENHHFKKSLRRLNSVAQYAVEKGVRVLVDAEYTYINPALTLVTMAMMAVWNTQKPWIWNTYQAYLKDTLERLKQDVVLTERLGVCFGVKLVRGAYLEKERKLAKEKGYPDPVQPSWEATNKSYQRCLDFGLDQVSRARGRFEVIVATHNEASVIHTVQRMAEMGIDKGAGPVSFGQLLGMCDQVSLALGQAGYAIYKSIPFGSVEEVIPYLIRRAHENQSVLLGIRKERDLLQLELRKRVLRRP; translated from the exons ATGCTGAACTGCGGGCCTCGCTTGCTCCACCGTAGGCTGGCTGCCCTCTGGGCTCCCCAAGCACCTTCTCCGAAATCTACATCTCCCCAGCCAGCCCCCCAAGCTGCTGCAAAGGACCCCACCCCTGCCCATCTCTCCCTGGACTTGGACGATGGGAAGGTATTCCACCTGAAGAGCAACTGGGAGCTCACTCGGGGGCTGCTGGTGTTCCGGCTCTGCTCCTCCCCATGGCTGGTTCGGAAAGCGCCCACG GTCCTTTCCGTCTCCCGGCGAGTTCTGGGCCACCGACTCTGGACTTCTGTGCTCCGTCTTACGCTGTACGGTCAGTTTGTTGCTGGCGAAACCCACACAGAGGTCAAGGAAACACTGCTACGGCTCCAGAACTTGGGGATCCGTCCTCTCCTTGCCGTCCCCATAGAGGAAGATGTGGGGCAGGCAAAGGAAGG AGAAGACTGGTATGACAAGAATGCCCAATCTATGCTTACCTGCCTGGATCTGTCTGCGGTTGGTGCCGTCAATCCCATGATGCAACTGAAGGTGACGGCACTGATGGCAGCTGCGCTCTGC AAGACCATCGCCCTGCGTTTGCAAGAGCAGGAGACGAAGTCGGACATGAGCATCGAGAGAGTGGTGGCTGTCATGAAAGGGGAG GAGCTGAACTTTGGCTGCCTGACCCAGGAAGAGAACCACCATTTCAAGAAATCGTTGAGGCGACTCAATTCTGTAGCGCAG TATGCTGTGGAAAAAGGAGTTCGTGTCCTGGTGGACGCAGAATACACCTACATTAACCCCGCCCTGACGCTTGTCACCATGGCAATGATGGCTGTCTGGAACACCCAAAAGCCATGGATCTGGAACACATACCAGGCATATCTCAAG gACACCCTGGAGCGGTTGAAACAGGACGTCGTCCTCACCGAGCGCTTGGGTGTCTGTTTTGGGGTGAAGTTGGTCCGGGGGGCTTACCTGGAGAAGGAGCGGAAACTGGCAAAGGAAAAAGGATACCCTGATCCTGTGCAGCCCAGTTGGGAGGCTACCAACAAAAG TTACCAGCGCTGTTTGGATTTTGGTTTGGATCAAGTGTCTCGAGCCAGGGGAAGGTTTGAGGTGATCGTGGCCACACACAATGAAGCGTCCGTGATACACACTGTTCAAAG GATGGCAGAGATGGGCATCGACAAGGGTGCTGGACCGGTCAGCTTTGGGCAGCTGCTGGGCATGTGTGATCAGGTTTCCTTGGCGCTAG GCCAGGCTGGTTATGCCATCTACAAATCCATCCCTTTCGGCTCTGTGGAAGAAGTGATCCCCTACTTAATCCGCCGTGCTCATGAGAACCAAAGCGTCTTACTTGGGATCCGGAAGGAGCGAGATCTGCTGCAATTGGAGCTTCGGAAACGGGTTCTGAGGCGGCCATGA
- the LOC117058049 gene encoding eukaryotic translation initiation factor 3 subunit C, which produces MSRFFTTGSDSESESSLSGDELVAKPVGGNFGKQPLLLSEDEEDTKRIVRSAKDKRFEELTNLIKTIRNAMKIRDVTKCLEEFELLGKAYGKAKSIVDKEGVPRFYIRILADLEDYLNELWEDKEGKKKMNKNNAKALSTLRQKIRKYNRDYEAQITSYRQNPEQSADEDEDKKSDDSEGSSSSGEDDDEGMSAAAFLKKKEGAAEGRGKFIKKMEDEEEEEEDSDDDEDWGSSDSESDSESDEDEGKYTSLASKFLKKTGTEEDKRVLEKKREEKAKKKQDRKSKKYEDDEDDNEGGEWEKVKGGVPLVKEKPKMFAKGTEINHTVVVKKLNEILQARGKKGTDRAAQIDLLQLLVGIAVENNLGIAIDVKIKFNIVASLYDYNPNLATYMKPEMWQKCLSSIEELLDILFANPNIFIGENIAEDSENLANSEQPFRVRGCILTLVERMDEEFTKIMQNTDPHSQEYVDHLKDEGRVCKIIERVQNYLQDKGTTEEVCRIYLRCILHTYYKFDYKAHQRQQGPAGDSKSEQDQAENEAEDSAVQMERLCKFIYAKDRTDRIRTCAILCHIYHHALHDRWYQARDLMLMSHLQDNIQHADPPVQILYNRTMVQLGICAFRQGMIKDAHNALLDIQSSGRAKELLGQGLLMRSMQERNQEQEKIEKRRQVPFHMHINLELLECVYLVSAMLLEIPYMAAHEFDARRRMISKQFHHQLRVGERQPLLGPPESMREHVVAASKAMKMGDWKTCHRFIVNEKMNGKVWDLFPEADKVRGMLVRKIQEESLRTYLFTYSSVYDSISMEILSDMFELDLPTVHSIISKMIINEELMASLDQPTQTVVMHRTEPTSQQNLALQLAEKLGSLVENNERVFDQKQGTYGGYFRDQKDGYRKNEGGYMRRGGYRQQERQSNY; this is translated from the exons ATGTCGCGTTTCTTTACCACTGGCTCGGACAGTGAGTCGGAATCGTCACTTTCAGGGGACGAGCTTGTAGCGAAGCCTGTTGGGGGCAATTTTGGAAAACA GCCTCTGCTGTTAAGTGAAGATGAGGAAGATACAAAGAGGATTGTGCGCAGCGCAAAGGACAAGAG GTTTGAGGAGCTTACGAACTTGATCAAAACAATCCGGAATGCCATGAAGATCCGGGACGTCACCAAATGCCTAGAGGAGTTTGAGCTGCTGGGCAAGGCCTATGGCAAGGCCAAGAGCATCGTTGACAAGGAGGGAGTGCCCCGCTTCTACATCCGCATCCTCGCAGACCTTGAGGACTACCTCAATGAG ctctgggaggacaAGGAAGGCAAGAAGAAGATGAACAAGAACAACGCCAAAGCCCTAAGCACCCTCCGCCAGAAGATCCGGAAGTACAACCGAGATTATGAGGCCCAGATCACGAGCTACCGCCAG AACCCTGAACAGTCAGCTGATGAAGACGAGGACAAGAAAAGTGACGATTCAGAGg GCTCCTCCTCTTCTGGTGAGGATGACGATGAGGGAATGAGCGCTGCAGCTTTCCTGAAGAAGAAAGAGGGGGCAGCTGAGGGACGGGGCAAATTTATCAAAAAGATGGAG gatgaagaggaggaggaggaggactctgACGATGATGAAGACTGGGGCTCGTCAGATTCAGAATCTGACTCTGAGTCAGATGAAGATGAAGGCAAATACACCTCCTTGGCCTCCAAGTTCCTTAAGAA AACTGGCACTGAGGAGGACAAAAGAGTTTTGGAGAAGAAGCGGGAAGAGAAGGCAAAGAAAAAACAGGACCGCAAATCCAAGAAAtatgaagatgatgaagatgacaATGAGGGCGGCGAGTGGGAGAAGGTCAAAGGGGGTGTCCCCCTGGTCAAG GAGAAGCCAAAGATGTTTGCTAAAGGTACAGAAATCAACCACACCGTAGTCGTGAAGAAACTCAACGAGATCCTCCAGGCCCGTGGAAAGAAAGGCACGGATCG agcGGCTCAGATTGACCTTCTGCAGCTTTTGGTTGGAATTGCGGTAGAGAACAACCTGGGGATTGCCATCGATGTCAAAATCAAGTTCAACATTGTTGCTTCTTTGTATGACTACAACCCTAACTTGGCTACCTACATGAAG CCAGAGATGTGGCAGAAATGCCTGAGCTCCATTGAAGAGCTCCTGGACATCCTCTTTGCCAACCCCAACATCTTCATTGGCGAGAACATCGCAGAGGACTCTGAGAACCTGGCCAACAGTGAGCAG ccCTTCCGTGTTCGTGGCTGCATTCTGACTCTGGTGGAGCGTATGGATGAAGAGTTCACAAAGATCATGCAGAACACAGACCCCCATTCCCAGG AGTACGTGGACCACCTGAAGGACGAGGGCCGAGTCTGCAAGATCATTGAACGGGTGCAGAACTACCTGCAGGACAAGGGAACCACGGAGGAAGTGTGCCGCATCTACCTGCGCTGCATCCTCCACACCTACTACAAGTTTGACTACAAGGCTCACCAGCGGCAACAGGGCCCAGCGGGAGACAGCAAG TCAGAACAAGACCAGGCCGAGAACGAAGCAGAGGACTCGGCAGTGCAGATGGAGCGCCTCTGCAAGTTCATCTACGCCAAGGACAGGACAGACCGGATCCGAACCTGCGCCATCCTCTGCCACATTTACCACCACGCCCTGCACGACCGCTGGTACCAGGCCCGCGACCTGATGCTCATGAGTCACCTACAGGACAACATTCAGCATGCAGACCCCCCTGTGCAG ATCTTGTATAACCGGACAATGGTGCAGCTGGGGATCTGTGCCTTCCGCCAGGGCATGATCAAGGACGCCCACAACGCCCTGCTGGACATCCAGTCGAGCGGGCGGGCCAAGGAGCTGCTGGGGCAGGGCCTGCTGATGCGCAGCATGCAGGAGCGCAACCAGGAGcaggagaagattgagaagcGTCGCCAGGTCCCCTTCCACATGCACATCAACCTGGAGCTTCTGGAGTGCGTCTACCTGGTCTCGGCCATGCTGCTGGAGATCCCCTACATGGCCGCACATGAGTTCGACGCCCGCCGGCGCATGATCAGCAAGCAGTTCCACCACCAGCTCCGGGTGGGCGAGCGCCAACCCCTTCTCG GCCCCCCAGAATCGATGAGGGAGCATGTGGTGGCAGCATCCAAGGCTATGAAGATGGGCGACTGGAAGACGTGTCACCGTTTTATTGTCAATGAGAAAATGAATGGGAAGGTCTGGGACCTGTTCCCCGAGGCTGACAAAGTGCGAGGCATGCTTGTCCG GAAGATCCAAGAGGAGTCTCTCCGAACCTACCTCTTCACTTACAGCAGCGTCTATGACTCCATCAG CATGGAGATCCTGTCTGATATGTTTGAGCTGGACCTGCCCACAGTGCACAGCATCATTAGCAAGATGATCATCAATGAAGAGCTGATG GCCTCTTTAGACCAGCCGACCCAGACAGTTGTGATGCACCGGACGGAGCCCACATCCCAACAGAACCTGGCGCTCCAGCTGGCTGAGAAGCTGGGCAGCCTCGTGGAGAACAACGAGAGGGTCTTTGACCAGAAGCAAGGCACCTATGGGGGCTACTTCCGGG ACCAGAAGGATGGCTACCGCAAGAACGAAGGAGGCTACATGCGGCGTGGAGGGTATCGGCAGCAGGAGCGACAAAGCAACTATTGA